The Sphingorhabdus sp. YGSMI21 genome contains a region encoding:
- a CDS encoding zf-TFIIB domain-containing protein translates to MSDRQGIEIDFCPKCRGVWLDRGELDKIIERSIGEMTSPPPSTLGPRFDDDDRGYRNSKSGGGHHGGHGKHGSRRKSWLHELFD, encoded by the coding sequence ATGTCCGACCGACAGGGGATTGAGATCGACTTCTGCCCCAAATGCCGGGGCGTTTGGCTGGATCGTGGCGAACTCGACAAGATCATAGAACGAAGCATCGGTGAAATGACATCCCCACCGCCAAGCACACTTGGCCCGCGTTTCGACGACGATGATCGCGGTTATCGTAACAGCAAGTCCGGCGGCGGACACCATGGCGGCCATGGTAAGCACGGCTCTCGACGGAAGTCTTGGCTGCACGAACTGTTCGACTGA